In Ignavibacteria bacterium, the sequence AAGATCAAGAACGGACTTATAAGTATTGTTCCAAACCGTTATTTTGAAATGACCATTAATATTATAGATAAAATAGAAAAACAATTAAGCTCATATGTTCGTGCATGGCTGCTGGATGCGTTTATACTCGGACTCCTTTCATTCATTGGGCTAAGCATAATGGGTGTCAATAACGCAATTATTATCGGAATGGTAGCCGGCGCAGGACATTTAATACCGTATGCCGGACCCGTTGTTGGCGGTGTGCCCGCTATACTTATTTCGATTATTCAGTACGGTGATTTTCATATGGTGCTTCCAATTGTAATACTATTTACCGTGATCTATATTCTTGATAGCTCATTTATCCAGCCTTACCTTTTCAGTAAAGGAGCTGAAATGAACCCGATAGTTATTATTGCGTTAATCCTTATTGGCAACCAGATCCTCGGCGCATTTGGCGCATTGATAGCAATACCTGTTGCAACAATTCTAAAGGTAAGCGCTAAGGAAACAATAAACGGCTTCCGGAATTATAAACTTGGGTACTATTGATATTACAAAAAACTTTTGCGAGCGAAGCGAAACAATCTCATTATTTTTATCTTCACGGAGTCTATCTAAAAGAAAGGGTTATATTAAATTTTCGATATTACAAAAACAAAATTATAAAATAATTAATAAATTTAAATTTAAACATATTATATGGTTATAAAGCTTAAGAATTCTTATCCCAGTATTCACGGTTTGCCGGTGATACACTCAGTTGATACCGATATTTTTGATCTAACTTATTTTATGAAGTGCATGGAATGCACTTTCTGCAAAGACCAGTGCTGCGAGTGGGGCGCTGATATTGATATGCAGAACGTTTCGCGGGTTATGAAATACAAAGATGAGCTTGAAGCGTTTACAGGGATAAAATCAGAGCGCTGGTTCGATGAATCTGAAAAAGGAACTGACCATGAATACCCCGGGCATGATTACATGCGTACAACTTATGATGAAGAAAAAGATTACTGCATATTCCTTAATACAAAGGGCAGGGGTTGTATGCTTCACAGTTTTGCGCTTAATAAAGGCATAGACTACCACGAAATAAAACCTTTTTTCTGTTCAATGTTTCCTGTCACATATATGGATGGAGTACTTATGACACCCGAAGAAATTGATGAAGGCTTAACAGCCTGCCTGGGCGAAGGTCCGACTTTATACCAGGGGTCACGCGATGAGCTAAAATTCTATTTCGGCGAAGGATTGATCAACGAGCTTGATGAAATACAGGCTCAAAGACCGCCTGTAAAAAAAGAGGCGGTATAAGATAAAATTAAGGTATTTAGCTTGTGCCACAAATACCTTTTTAAATCATTGTCATTCTGAACGAAGCGAAGCGGAGTGAAGAATCCAGACTAAAAAGCTGAATTATTGGATATGCTCTACATTCATAATTTTTAAGACTTTTATGTTTACGTATAGTAGCTTCAAAGAAGTACTCTGTGTATTAAAAATCTTAGCGCCTTTCTGTGAAAAATTCTTAGCTTACCAACTCCTCAATCACACTTCCTTCATTCACATACTTGAGCGGCCTGCCCTGGGGTGAGTGTATCACTTTATTATAGTCAATCCCAAGCTGGTGAGAAAGCGATGCAAACAGGTTCCCCGGTGTAACCGGATTCGACACTATCTGATTTCCGTCATCATTTGTTTCACCGTAAACCCTGCCGCCGCGGATTCCGCCGCCCGCAATTGCGCATGCAAATGCGTCGGGGTAATGATCGCGTCCTTCATTTGCATTTATTGCCGGAGTCCTGCCAAACTCACCCATGCATAATACAAGTGTCCTGTCAAGCATTCCACGCTGTGATAGATCCTGCACAAGCGTTGAAAACGCGGGGTCTAACTTTTTGCAGAGATTCGATACCCGTGTAAAATTATCCTGGTGAGTGTCCCATCCGTCAAGCGTTACTTCTACGAACTTAACGCCTGTTTCAACCAGTCTTCTTGCCATCAAACAACCCTTGCCGAAATTATTATCGCCATAGGCTTTCTTCAGTACATCCGGTTCTTCGCTTATATCGAACGCTTTAATTAACGGTGAGTTCATCATCTTAACGGATTTTTCATAGATCAGCTGATGTTCTTTAATATCTTCAAGTCCTTTTTCCTTGTAAAATGAATCTTCCATTTGGTTCAGTAATTTCATTCTTTCAGCAAACCGCGTATCATCAACATCTTTGAACTTTGCTATATTCTGCAGCGGCTTGGTAACATCTTTAATTACATAAGGGGAAAATTCCTTCCCTAAAAACTCCGCACTGTAGCTGGGTCCGGTTAAGCTTACAAAGTACGGCAGGTCAAACTCCTTCGCTCCGCCAAGCTCTTTGGCTGTGATTGCCCCGAAGCTGGGGTGCTTTACTACACCTGTAGGCGGATAAGATGTATGCATTAAATAACTCGCGCGGTTATGATTGCCTTCTTTGCTTGTTAATGTCCTTATCAGCGTAAGCTTTTCCATCTGCTGTGAAAGCAGCGGCAGATTCTCTGCAAGCTCGATACCCGTAACATTGGTCTGTATAGCTTTAGTCGAACCTCCGTTCTTGCTTTTTGTTTTAGGTGAAAATGTCTCGAACTGAGAAGGCGCACCGGCTAACCAAAGCACAATTACACTATCAGCCTGGGCGTTCAGTGGATTCATAAATGATAACCCGGGATTCTTAGCCGCAACATTCTTAGCAATACCGAATTTCGAAAATATTAACCCGGTTGAAAGCGCCATGCTCAGCGAAAGGAATTTCCTGCGTGATATTTCCACTTCATCTTTATGGCCATTGCATCCGCAATGCTCTGAAAATTGCTTTCCTTTAATTTTATTTTGTTTCATAATATAATTTATAATTTATTGCCCCCCTCTCCTTTTAGGAGAGGGGCAGGGGGTGAGGTCATCAATGATTAAACACAAACTCACTGCTGTTTATCAATGCCCATTGCAGGTCCTCATATCCATCTTCTTTATCGCCCGCTGTTTTTAATGCATTTTCCATTTCCTTCTCATTAGGGAACCTTCCCAGTGTGTTCAGGTAAAGCAGGTTAATTCTCTGCTCCGGATCATTTTCTTTATTCATTATTTGAGATATAAAATTTCCCGGTTTCTTCTCTGTTATCTTCTCTGTTATATCGCTGTTCATCATAAGTAACGCTTGTGTTATAGTGCCTGAAAAATCTTCAGCTTCATTCATTTCGTCATCTTCAAATGTATATACAAAAAGCTGCAGTATTCTGAACCTTATCTTCGCAAGCTCTTCATCGCTTTTATTTTTCATATTGCCTGTTGTAAAGTAACCGCTTGATGATAAAAGTGAGTTTGAAAGCTGTACAGGGTCCATTGGCCTCAAAACAGCCCTTGAAAAATACATTCTGTCATCTTTATTAGTGCTGTTTGGCGTTGAAGATAGCTGGTAAGCTTCAGTATTGGCAATTAACCTGAATAATGATTTTATATCAAAATTACTTTTTACAAATTCGTCCGCAAGCATCTCCAATAACTCAGGATTCGAGCCTTTTTCACCTGCAGTCATATCGTCAACAGGATTTATAAAACCATACCCGAAGAAATGCTTCCAGAACCTGTTTACGAATGCCCGCGCAAGCTGTTTTTGTTCTGTTACAGCGATGTTTTCAGCAAGCAGACTTCTTCTGTCAACCCCAGCATCACCTGATATGGAAGCTCCGCTTAAAAATTTAGGGTA encodes:
- a CDS encoding DUF1501 domain-containing protein, producing the protein MKQNKIKGKQFSEHCGCNGHKDEVEISRRKFLSLSMALSTGLIFSKFGIAKNVAAKNPGLSFMNPLNAQADSVIVLWLAGAPSQFETFSPKTKSKNGGSTKAIQTNVTGIELAENLPLLSQQMEKLTLIRTLTSKEGNHNRASYLMHTSYPPTGVVKHPSFGAITAKELGGAKEFDLPYFVSLTGPSYSAEFLGKEFSPYVIKDVTKPLQNIAKFKDVDDTRFAERMKLLNQMEDSFYKEKGLEDIKEHQLIYEKSVKMMNSPLIKAFDISEEPDVLKKAYGDNNFGKGCLMARRLVETGVKFVEVTLDGWDTHQDNFTRVSNLCKKLDPAFSTLVQDLSQRGMLDRTLVLCMGEFGRTPAINANEGRDHYPDAFACAIAGGGIRGGRVYGETNDDGNQIVSNPVTPGNLFASLSHQLGIDYNKVIHSPQGRPLKYVNEGSVIEELVS